In a genomic window of Shouchella clausii:
- a CDS encoding sugar kinase yields the protein MDVVSIGETMVLFAPKEDGQLRYASNFSARVAGAETNTLIGLAKLGHKTGWISRVGADELGAKIIQSVRGEGVDTTYVTMDEQAPTGLFLKEQMTAKTANILYYRKGSAASRLESADIDEDYVKKAKFLYLTGITPLLSKSCEQATFVLVEMAKKHHVKIVFDPNIRKKLLTEEKQKRLLERLIGMADIVLPGSGEGRYLFGTNNSEEIADRCLHLGARLTVVKLGEKGAYYKSTEQSGYVAPFPVKEVVDPIGAGDGFAAGVLSGLLDGLAIEEAVGRGCAIGAFVTQVHGDIEGLPSRQTLHAFQQNGEDVNR from the coding sequence ATGGATGTAGTAAGCATAGGTGAAACAATGGTGTTGTTTGCTCCTAAAGAGGACGGACAGCTTCGATACGCTTCTAATTTTTCAGCCCGTGTGGCCGGCGCAGAGACGAACACGTTGATCGGATTAGCGAAACTTGGTCATAAAACAGGCTGGATTAGTCGAGTCGGCGCTGACGAGTTAGGAGCGAAAATCATCCAATCTGTCCGTGGTGAAGGCGTCGATACAACGTATGTAACCATGGATGAGCAGGCTCCAACGGGGCTTTTTTTGAAAGAACAAATGACTGCGAAGACGGCGAATATCCTCTACTACCGAAAGGGTTCTGCGGCGAGCCGTTTAGAGTCTGCCGATATTGATGAGGACTACGTTAAGAAAGCGAAGTTTCTATATTTAACAGGGATTACGCCATTATTGAGCAAATCATGCGAGCAGGCAACGTTCGTATTAGTCGAAATGGCCAAGAAGCATCATGTCAAAATCGTGTTTGACCCAAATATACGCAAAAAATTGCTGACGGAGGAGAAACAGAAGCGTTTGTTGGAGCGTTTGATTGGCATGGCTGATATCGTTTTGCCAGGGTCTGGGGAAGGCCGCTATTTATTCGGCACAAACAATAGCGAGGAAATTGCCGATCGCTGTTTACATCTTGGCGCCCGGCTAACCGTTGTCAAGCTCGGTGAGAAAGGCGCTTATTACAAGAGCACAGAACAGTCTGGCTATGTTGCTCCATTTCCAGTAAAGGAAGTGGTTGACCCAATTGGTGCTGGTGACGGATTTGCCGCAGGTGTTTTGTCAGGTTTGCTAGATGGGCTCGCGATTGAAGAGGCAGTCGGGCGCGGTTGTGCGATAGGCGCTTTTGTTACCCAAGTGCACGGCGACATTGAAGGATTGCCCTCTCGGCAAACATTGCATGCTTTCCAACAAAATGGAGAAGACGTGAATCGTTAG
- a CDS encoding bifunctional 4-hydroxy-2-oxoglutarate aldolase/2-dehydro-3-deoxy-phosphogluconate aldolase codes for METLQAIYKHQLIAIIRGVPPENAVKIGSALKEGGICLVEVALNSPDAFESLRMLSRELGREMKIGAGTVLDPEAAFSAIQAGADFILSPTVKAATIEMTKRYGKVSIPGAYTPTEILSAYELGADIVKVFPASAGPGYIKDIRGPLSHIPLLPTGGVNDQNIGAFKQAGAVGFGIGSSLVDGKAEVTPAYLRELTEKAKNYVAALEQAMKDQKEGRTNIEN; via the coding sequence ATGGAAACGTTACAAGCCATTTACAAGCACCAACTGATTGCAATTATCCGTGGTGTGCCGCCAGAGAACGCAGTGAAAATTGGAAGCGCTCTTAAGGAGGGAGGCATTTGCTTAGTTGAAGTCGCCCTTAATTCCCCTGACGCATTCGAATCGCTTCGTATGTTGTCAAGGGAACTGGGCCGCGAAATGAAAATTGGCGCTGGAACGGTCTTAGATCCGGAAGCGGCATTTTCAGCGATCCAAGCGGGAGCTGATTTTATCCTTTCCCCGACTGTAAAAGCGGCAACGATTGAAATGACGAAACGCTATGGCAAAGTCAGCATACCAGGTGCCTATACGCCGACAGAAATTTTAAGCGCTTACGAGCTTGGAGCCGATATTGTCAAAGTTTTTCCGGCAAGCGCAGGTCCAGGTTACATCAAAGACATTCGCGGGCCGTTGTCCCATATTCCGCTTTTGCCAACAGGCGGAGTCAATGACCAGAACATTGGTGCTTTTAAACAAGCAGGAGCTGTCGGATTTGGCATTGGCAGTTCTTTAGTAGATGGCAAGGCCGAAGTGACGCCTGCCTATCTTCGCGAGCTTACGGAAAAAGCGAAAAACTATGTAGCGGCACTTGAGCAAGCAATGAAAGATCAGAAAGAGGGGAGAACAAATATTGAAAATTAA
- a CDS encoding IclR family transcriptional regulator, translating into MSVKSAERVLRIFELLSVHVNGLSIKEISESLDLPQSSTSALVHTLYRENYLSVNQAKKFALGPKLIPIGNAARESLDLALLSAESLQRLASAVEETVFMALLANQELVYVAKIDSNRSIRTSAYLGGRKPLYCTGLGKAFLTFMPEEQRVDYLEHVLLKPITPHTITDKETLLARLQEYEQLGYAIDDEENEEGLYCVAAPIFDASKVMQAAISVAGPKERMLRQKSQIVNNVMDTANGISQKLGYAF; encoded by the coding sequence AAGTGTTCATGTAAATGGGCTGAGCATCAAAGAAATTAGCGAATCTCTTGATTTGCCGCAAAGTAGCACGTCTGCTTTAGTCCATACGCTTTATCGTGAAAATTATCTATCTGTAAACCAAGCGAAAAAATTTGCCCTTGGTCCAAAACTGATCCCGATTGGCAATGCTGCTCGTGAATCACTCGACCTTGCTTTGTTAAGCGCTGAATCGCTGCAACGGTTAGCTTCAGCAGTAGAGGAGACGGTGTTTATGGCCCTACTAGCCAACCAGGAACTTGTATACGTGGCGAAAATCGACAGCAATCGCTCGATTCGGACGTCAGCGTATTTAGGCGGCCGAAAGCCTCTTTATTGCACGGGGCTTGGCAAGGCTTTTTTGACATTCATGCCGGAGGAGCAACGTGTCGATTATTTAGAACATGTATTGCTTAAGCCGATCACCCCACACACAATCACCGATAAAGAGACGCTGCTGGCGCGTTTGCAAGAATATGAACAGCTAGGTTATGCGATTGATGATGAAGAAAATGAGGAAGGGCTGTACTGCGTGGCGGCGCCCATATTTGACGCATCAAAAGTAATGCAGGCGGCGATTAGTGTAGCTGGCCCAAAAGAACGGATGCTGAGGCAAAAAAGCCAAATCGTGAACAACGTTATGGACACAGCAAACGGAATTTCACAAAAGCTCGGATACGCTTTTTAG